TCGTGGATGATCACGCCGGCGTCCACCTCGCCCGCCAGCACCGCCCGCTCGATCTCCGAGAAGACCAGGAACCGCTTCTCCGCCACGTGCGGGCAGGCGAGCGAGAAGAGCAGGTGCGCGGTGGTGTGCTCGCCCGGGATGGCCACCGTCGCCCGCTCGGCGTGGAAGTCGGCGCGATCGGGCCGGGCCACCAGCAGCGGGCCGACGCCGCGCCCGAGCGCGCCGCCCGCGCCGAGCAGCACGTAGTCGCGGGTGACGAGGGGGAGCACCCCGTAGCTCACCTTGCTGACGTCGAGGCGGCCCTCGAGCGCCCACCGGTTCAGCGTCTGCACGTCCTCCAGCACCGGCTCGAAGCGGAGCCCGCCGGTGTCGACGCGCCCGTTGACGAGCGCGTCGAAGATGAAGGTGTCGTTCGGGCAGGGCGAGAAGCCGAGGGTCAGGGTCATCGGGGGTTCGCCGCTCAGGGGACGACCCTGAACGGCCGCATCATCGCGTGCTCCTCGTGGGCCAGGATATGGCAGTGCCACATGTACTCGCCAGGCCGATCGAACCGGGCGCGGATCCGGACGTAGCCGCCGGGCGGCACCCTGACCGTGTCCTTCCTGCCGCGCTCGTTCGGCGCGACCGCGTAGGCGGGGTCGAACCCGGGCTGCCCGTCGGCGTGGCCGGCGGGATCGGTGTCCGGGTGGAAGCCGCCGGGGAGCATCGTCCCCATCACCCCGCCCGCCGCCGGCAGGTAGCTGGCCGCGTCGTACGAGCCCTTCTCCACCACCTCGAAGGTGACGAGGTGCAGGTGCATGGGGTGCATGTCGACGGTGGTGTTCACGATCCACCAGTCCTCGACGGTGCCCAGCTTCGGCTGCTCGGTCACCGGGTCGGCGAAGCGCAGCCCGTTGAGGCGCAGCTCGTGGCGCGGAATGACCGACGGTGACTGGGTCGGGTCGAGGATGTCGTAGACGTCCTGCAACTCCTGGAGGTCGACGACGCGCTGGTGATCCGGCGCCGGGAGCGGCGCCACCGGCAGCGGCGCCGCTGGCACCGCGCTCGTGTCGGCGCCGGCGAGCGGCTTCACCACCCGGAACTGCATCACCTTGCCGACCGTGTTGGCGTTGAAGTTGTGGTCGTCGCCGTTCGGGAAGGGCGCCGGGGCGTCGTTGCGGAGCGTGATCGACTTGCCGGCGAAGCCGGAGAAGTCCACCACCACGTCGGCGCGCTCGCCGGGGGCGAGC
The DNA window shown above is from Anaeromyxobacter diazotrophicus and carries:
- a CDS encoding 1,4-dihydroxy-6-naphthoate synthase, with the translated sequence MTLTLGFSPCPNDTFIFDALVNGRVDTGGLRFEPVLEDVQTLNRWALEGRLDVSKVSYGVLPLVTRDYVLLGAGGALGRGVGPLLVARPDRADFHAERATVAIPGEHTTAHLLFSLACPHVAEKRFLVFSEIERAVLAGEVDAGVIIHEGRFTYQAKGLVKLLDLGEHWEAETGSPIPLGGIVARRGLGAPVAREVDRLIRRSAEQALAAYPLVTPYVQRHAQEMDEAVMRQHIQLYVNDFSVEMGEGGRKAVRRLLEVYARTRPATALAGEDVFLEG